Below is a genomic region from Telmatobacter sp. DSM 110680.
TGATGGTTGACGCCAAGCGCCACCGGGACGAGCAGCAGTGGTCTCCGGCAGTCTTCTACGACAGGCCGCGTTGCATTCTCTGCTATCGCTGCACCCGTATGTGCGGCGAAGGCATGGACGTGTGGGCGCTCGGCATCCAGAATCGCGGTGTCGTCTCGGTGATCGCACCAAACGAAGGCGAGCGCCTCGACTGCGAGCAATGCGGTATGTGTATCGATGTGTGCCCCGTAGGTGCTCTTACGAGCGGCAGCTACCGTTATAAAACCCGTCCGTGGGAAATGAATCACGTTTCCACCGTTTGCACGCATTGCGGCGATGGATGCAAGGTCACACTCGGCGTGCGCCAGGCAAACGACGGTTCAGAAATTGTTCGCGCCGACAATCGCGACAAGAGCGGCATCAATGGAGATTTTCTCTGCGCCAAGGGGCGCTTTGGCTTTGACTTCGTTGACAGCTCGGAGCGCTTGACGACTCCGCTGGCACGCAATGCACAGGGCAAACTCGAGGCGGTTACCTGGGAACATGCATTTCGTCTGGTGGGTGCCAAGCTTAAAGAAATTCGCGACACCAAGGGTGGCGAAGCGATCGGGGTGATCGGCTCGAACCACACCACCAACGAAGAGAACTACCTGCTGCAGAAGTTTGCGCGCACCGTGCTCCAGACGAACAATATCGACCATGAACGCACCACGGATTACGTCGCGTTTGCCCGTGCCGTTGCTGGACACGACGGACGAGCTGCAAGCCTTCGCGAAATCGCCTCTGCACCGGCGATTCTGCTGATCGGCGGCGATCCGACCAATGAGCATCCGCTGCTGGCATGGACTTTGCGCACCAACGTGCGGTTGAATAAAGCCCGCCTTTACGTGGCAAATGAAAAACGAATCAAACTGGAGAGGCAAGCCAAAGCAGCGCTGCAGCTGCCGGCGGGCGGATATGCAGCGTTCAGTGCTTACCTCGGCGGCAGCGACAACTCCATCAAGGACTCAACCTTCCGCGCAGCAGTTCTCGGCGAAGAAAAACTGCTGATCATCTTTGGTCAGGAATATCGCGATTCAGCAGTTGCTGACCTGGTGCAGTGGGGTTTGGGACGCCCCAATGTCCGCTTTGCCTACCTCGGCGACTACGCCAATTCGCGCGGTGCTGCCGATATGGGTCTGCTGCCCGATTTACTGCCGGGATATGTTCCGATCAACGCATCTGGAACATTCGCGCAGGAATACGTGGGAATGCCGACCACGCCCGGCAAAACGCAACCGGAGATGTTCGTCGCTGCGGCTAAAGGCGAACTAGGCGCGCTGCTTGTTGTGGGCGCGAATCCCCTTAGTAATGGCAGCATTGATCTGAGTACGCTGAAGAACACGTTTGTTGTGGTGCAGGATATCTTCCTGACGGAGACGGCAGCAATCGCCGACGTTGTCTTCCCTGCCGCCAGCCTTTACGAGAAGACCGGCACGGTGACAAATACGTTCGGCGATTTACAGCTGGCGCGGAAAGCTGCGGATCGTGCTGGCGTAAAGTCAGACTTCGAGATTCTTGTTCGACTCGCAGGCAGCATGGGCGCGGATGTGAAGGCGCTGGTGCCCTTCGGCAAGGTTGGCGTAACAGCTGATCTCGGGCAGTCTCGCGGTGCGCAGTCGGGTGAGGCTGACAGACATGCTGTGTGGCTTTCCGCGAATGGACTAGAGCCAAAACTGAGCCCGTTCGATCCGCTGGCATTGTTAGACGAAATTGAGCGGCTTGTTCCGGCTTACAAGCTGGATCGGCTGAATCTCTTTGGTGGAAACGACATAAAAATCGAGCTTGGTTTCGTCCCGGTTTCCGCCCTTGGTTCAGCGCATCCCGAACTGGTGAAACCTGCGCACAACGGATTGTTTACCTCGGGAACACTCGGGCACTACAGCAACGGACTGAAAGATTTGGAGCGGCATCAGGCAGCAGAAGTGGCAGCCTCGGCTGCAGATTGAAAGATTGACGAGAGAGGCAAAGGCACGTGACGATTTGGCAGTTTTTGTTTTGGAGCTTGCTTAAGGTCGTGGTGGTGACGGTAGTGCTGTTGATGGGCGTCGCCTACACGGTGCTGCTTGAACGCAAGCTCGTCGGTCGCATCCAGAATCGTTGGGGGCCAAACCGTGTGGGACCGTTCGGGTTGTTGCAGCCGCTAGTCGATGGGGCAAAGTCATTTCTCAAAGAAGACATCATCCCGACGGGCGTGTATAGGCCTCTCTATCTGCTGGCACCGATCATCGCCCTCAGCTGCGCACTCATCTCCATTGGAGTAGTGCCGTTCGGAGATCCCGGAGTCGTGGGATCCGGCAACTTCCACTTCTTTCAGATTGCCGATGTGAATATAGGCCTGCTCGTCATCCTTGGTATCACATCGATCGGCGTGTATGGCATCGCGCTGGCAGGATGGTCATCGAACAACAAATATTCCTTACTCGGAGCATTGCGCGCGTCGGCGCAATTGGTGAGCTACGAGCTGGCTCTGGGGCTATCGCTGGTCGGCGTGGTGATGCGTGCCGGTTCGCTTAATCTCGATGTCATCGTTCGTAGCCAGTCGAACCACGGCATGCTGAGTTGGAATCTTTTCGGCGGGTTGCAGTTTGTCGCGTTCTTCATCTACCTGATGGCGGCTTACGCTGAGACGAATCGCTCGCCATTCGATTTGCCTGAGGCAGAAAGCGAGCTCGTCGCCGGATATCACACCGAATATAGTTCCATGAAGTTCGCCATGTTCTTTATGGCCGAATACGGCAACATGATCATGGTGGGTTGCGTGGCCACGCTGTTGTTTCTGGGCGGATGGACTAGCCCCTTCGGCAATCTGCTTCCCGCGCCAAGTTCCTTTATCCTGCGCGCCTTCATTCCGATTTTCTGGTTTGTTCTGAAAGTTTTCAGTTTTCTGTTTCTCTACGTATGGGTGCGCGGCACGCTGCCTCGTTTCCGCTATGACCAGTTAATGAATTACGGGTGGCGCTGGCTCATGCCGTTGGCCATCCTCAACATTGTGGGAACGAGTTTATGGCTTGCATATCGCTGAGCGAAGCCGGACCGACTTAAATCGCTGTTCTTCGATAGCGGTTTGAGATCACGGTTTAGCCGGATGCGCTCAGTTAGAATCGGAAGGGATTTCAAGCAACGGGAGTGCCCCGTTCGCACAGTTCCTCCCCTCAACCTGCCGAAGAAGTCAATCGGCACTCGCCCGTATAGCGGTTCTCCAGGAGATGTAGGGGCGAAGCGATTCTGCCAAGTGGATTCTTCCGCACGAAGAATCCGCCTTAAACAGAACCGGAAACGATTCACAAAATGGAGAGCCGCTCTAAGTGACGGAACGATGCACCTGATTCTCTTTATCGTGTTTGCTGCACTCTGCCTGACAGGAGCAATCAATCTCCTGCTGCAGAAGCACCCCATCAACAGCGCGCTCTCGCTGATTGTGGTGATGACGTCATTGGCGGTGCTCTACCTGCTGCTCGGAGCAGAGTTCCTGGCGGCGGCACAAGTCATCGTCTACGCAGGCGCGATCATGGTCCTCTTCACGTTTGTGGTGATGCTGCTGAATGCGGGCCGCGAAGAGCGCACCCTGGGCAGTCGAGCCGCGCGTACCGTAGGCTTTCCGGCAGTGGTAGCAATCCTTGCCGTGATTGCAACAACAATTCTTCGCTCCCAGGGTATCGGTAACGCAGCCATCGAAGACCAGATCACCAGCACTGCAGATCTCAGCGCCGTTCTATTCACTAAACTTCTCCTGCCGTTTGAAGTCACGTCGGTACTAATTCTCGTCGCCATTCTTGGATCCGTTGCGCTGGCCCGCCAGGGAGATGGGGAAAAGGTGGACACCAAGTGAACTCACTACACCTCGTTCAACACGAAGTTCCTCTCACGTGGTATCTGCTGTTGAGCGCCGTCCTGTTTTGCCTGGGTGTCGTCGGATTCCTGATCAAGCGCAACCTGATCACCATGTTCATGTCGATTGAACTGATGTTGAACGCGGTGAATCTCTCGTTTGTGACCTTCGCACACCAGTGGCATCAGGTAAGAGGACAGATCTTCGTATTTTTCGTGATGATGGTGGCCGCCGCTGAGGCTGCCGTTGGACTCGCCATCATTATTGCTGTATTCCGCACACGCGCAACGCTTGCGGTCGATCGCATCGACCTTATGAAACTATGAACGAGAATCTCCATCTCTGGTTGATCCCGCTTCTGCCGTTCGCAGGCTTTCTGCTGAATGGCTTGCTCGGCCGTCGGATGCCCAAAGCACTCGTGACATCAATTGCGCTCCTCGCGCCGCTGGCTTCACTGCTGCTTGTGCTGAGCGCGTCCCGACTTGCATTCCAATCCGGCTCCCTGCCCCACGTAGAAACATTTGGCAATTGGATCAACGTCGCTACGCTCCATATCGACTTCAGCTTTGTTCTCGATCAGCTTTCCCTGGTAATGCTGCTCGTCATCACCGGCGTTGGATTCCTGATTCACATCTATTCTGTCGGCTACATGCACGAGGAAGAAGGCTACTGGCGCTACTTCGCCTACCTGAATCTGTTCCTCTTCTTCATGACTGTGCTTGTGCTCGCCGGCAATGCGCTATTGATGTTTGTCGGATGGGAAGGCGTCGGTCTCGCTTCGTACCTGCTGATCGGTTTCTGGTTTCAGAAAACGTCTGCGGCAGATGCAGGCAAGAAAGCGTTCATCGTCAACCGCATTGGCGACTTCGGATTTCTGATCGGACTCTTTTTCCTGCTGGCGAACTTTGGCACACTCACCTTCAGTGAACTGGGAGAAAAGATTGCCGCCAATCCAGCAATGACTGGGGGCGTCCTTACCACAATCGCCATTTGCTTGCTGATCGGTGCAACAGGCAAAAGCGCGCAGCTTCCACTGTATGTATGGCTGCCAGACGCGATGGAGGGCCCGACCCCCGTCTCCGCGCTGATCCATGCGGCCACCATGGTCACGGCCGGCGTCTACATGATCGCCCGCAACCACTTCATCTTCGATCGTTCCCCATTCGCTCTTACTGTTGTCGCAGTCGTCGGCGCGGCAACGGCGATCTTCGCAGCCACCATCGCCCTCGTGCAGACCGATATTAAGCGCGTCCTCGCCTACTCCACCGTCTCGCAGCTCGGATATATGTTCCTCGGCTGCGGCGTCGCAGCATATTCCGCGGCGATCTTTCACTTGATGACGCACGCATTCTTCAAGGCCCTGCTCTTCCTTGCAGCTGGATCGGTAATTCACGCGCTCGGAGGCGAACAGGATCTGCGTAAGATGGGCGGTTTACGCAAGAAGATTCCGATCACCTTCTGGACCATGGGCGCCGCAGTCTTTGCGATCGCCGGATTTCCTCCGCTTGCGGCCTTCTTCTCAAAGGATGCGATCCTCTACGAGGCGTTCCAGCATGGTGCTTCCGGCCGGATTTTCTGGTTCGTTGGCCTGCTGACAGCTCTGCTCACCAGTTTCTACATGTTCCGGCTGTGGTACCTCACCTTCTTCGGTGAAGCTCGCGATCCTCACACGCATCCGCACGAAAGCCCGTGGTCGATGCTCGGTCCGCTCGTCATTCTCGCCC
It encodes:
- a CDS encoding molybdopterin-dependent oxidoreductase, producing the protein MADVTFTVDGNKLTAPAGTLLIEACRKAGIEIPAFCYYPGLSLQAACRMCVVRQEKVPKLQTACTTTVAEGQVFTTDSPEIAQARKATIELLLGNHPLDCPVCDAGGECELQDMTFKYGAGESLMVDAKRHRDEQQWSPAVFYDRPRCILCYRCTRMCGEGMDVWALGIQNRGVVSVIAPNEGERLDCEQCGMCIDVCPVGALTSGSYRYKTRPWEMNHVSTVCTHCGDGCKVTLGVRQANDGSEIVRADNRDKSGINGDFLCAKGRFGFDFVDSSERLTTPLARNAQGKLEAVTWEHAFRLVGAKLKEIRDTKGGEAIGVIGSNHTTNEENYLLQKFARTVLQTNNIDHERTTDYVAFARAVAGHDGRAASLREIASAPAILLIGGDPTNEHPLLAWTLRTNVRLNKARLYVANEKRIKLERQAKAALQLPAGGYAAFSAYLGGSDNSIKDSTFRAAVLGEEKLLIIFGQEYRDSAVADLVQWGLGRPNVRFAYLGDYANSRGAADMGLLPDLLPGYVPINASGTFAQEYVGMPTTPGKTQPEMFVAAAKGELGALLVVGANPLSNGSIDLSTLKNTFVVVQDIFLTETAAIADVVFPAASLYEKTGTVTNTFGDLQLARKAADRAGVKSDFEILVRLAGSMGADVKALVPFGKVGVTADLGQSRGAQSGEADRHAVWLSANGLEPKLSPFDPLALLDEIERLVPAYKLDRLNLFGGNDIKIELGFVPVSALGSAHPELVKPAHNGLFTSGTLGHYSNGLKDLERHQAAEVAASAAD
- the nuoH gene encoding NADH-quinone oxidoreductase subunit NuoH, producing MTIWQFLFWSLLKVVVVTVVLLMGVAYTVLLERKLVGRIQNRWGPNRVGPFGLLQPLVDGAKSFLKEDIIPTGVYRPLYLLAPIIALSCALISIGVVPFGDPGVVGSGNFHFFQIADVNIGLLVILGITSIGVYGIALAGWSSNNKYSLLGALRASAQLVSYELALGLSLVGVVMRAGSLNLDVIVRSQSNHGMLSWNLFGGLQFVAFFIYLMAAYAETNRSPFDLPEAESELVAGYHTEYSSMKFAMFFMAEYGNMIMVGCVATLLFLGGWTSPFGNLLPAPSSFILRAFIPIFWFVLKVFSFLFLYVWVRGTLPRFRYDQLMNYGWRWLMPLAILNIVGTSLWLAYR
- a CDS encoding NADH-quinone oxidoreductase subunit J, whose translation is MHLILFIVFAALCLTGAINLLLQKHPINSALSLIVVMTSLAVLYLLLGAEFLAAAQVIVYAGAIMVLFTFVVMLLNAGREERTLGSRAARTVGFPAVVAILAVIATTILRSQGIGNAAIEDQITSTADLSAVLFTKLLLPFEVTSVLILVAILGSVALARQGDGEKVDTK
- the nuoK gene encoding NADH-quinone oxidoreductase subunit NuoK; the protein is MNSLHLVQHEVPLTWYLLLSAVLFCLGVVGFLIKRNLITMFMSIELMLNAVNLSFVTFAHQWHQVRGQIFVFFVMMVAAAEAAVGLAIIIAVFRTRATLAVDRIDLMKL
- the nuoL gene encoding NADH-quinone oxidoreductase subunit L; the protein is MNENLHLWLIPLLPFAGFLLNGLLGRRMPKALVTSIALLAPLASLLLVLSASRLAFQSGSLPHVETFGNWINVATLHIDFSFVLDQLSLVMLLVITGVGFLIHIYSVGYMHEEEGYWRYFAYLNLFLFFMTVLVLAGNALLMFVGWEGVGLASYLLIGFWFQKTSAADAGKKAFIVNRIGDFGFLIGLFFLLANFGTLTFSELGEKIAANPAMTGGVLTTIAICLLIGATGKSAQLPLYVWLPDAMEGPTPVSALIHAATMVTAGVYMIARNHFIFDRSPFALTVVAVVGAATAIFAATIALVQTDIKRVLAYSTVSQLGYMFLGCGVAAYSAAIFHLMTHAFFKALLFLAAGSVIHALGGEQDLRKMGGLRKKIPITFWTMGAAVFAIAGFPPLAAFFSKDAILYEAFQHGASGRIFWFVGLLTALLTSFYMFRLWYLTFFGEARDPHTHPHESPWSMLGPLVILALLSVGGGWIGMDHFGAFLAPVLGPTTDPSTAAGGKQLDLLLSVLAVAAALIGLLIADRMYRRKSALPPQDAALMPAGYKLLANKYYVDEIYGAAIVKPIIALSKYGLEWIVDVAILGGAAWLLGGIATFGGAILQRWQSGNLRSYAAWLTLGAAVLLAFVLAPYVFSSGTGMFWAGH